The genomic DNA CACCCTGTCCACCACGCCTTTTCTTGAAAAAGCATAACCCCCTGTTAAAGAAGGGGGTTATATTTTTTTGTGCGGCGACGTGTTTCGGGGCGCCGCTTTGGATTGCACCACCGGGGGTCATCTTGCCCCACCCCGGCACAGGGGCGTGCGGCGGCCCGTCTTGACGCCATCGCCGGAAGTCCTTTTCTCTCAAAGGGACACGGAGGCACGGGGAAAGGCAATACGTCTTTGATAGAATCAACAATTCTCAGGATTCTTCTCCGTGCCTCTGTGAGATCACAATCAGGCTTTTTGTGAGATCACAATCAGGCTTTTTGCGGGAGCATCAATCTTCGACTGCACAGGGGCAGTCGGGGACGCGCGGCCAGGCCGCGGAGGTTTGGGGGGAGAATGCGGATGCTCATCCAAGTCAGTGCAGCGACGCGTGCCGCCGCACGCCATCGGTTTGATCCGCTTCATTCCGGAGCCGATGGGGTCTCCCGATTCTCCGGCCGCTTCCCGCTGCCGCCCCCAGGGGATCCTCAGCGGGAGAACACCTCTTCGTAGGTGTCCCGCTTCCGCATCACCGTCAGTTTGCCGTCGCTTTCCACCAGGACCCGGGCCGGGCGGGGGAAGGAGTTCGGGTTGGACGCGAAGAACTGGGCGTCGTAGGAGCCGGTGTCGCGGATGAGGACCACGTCGCCCCGGACCGGTTTCCGCTGGAGTGACACCTTGTACTTGGCCAGCATGTCGCCGGAGAAGCAGAGGTTTCCCCCCACGAAGGCCTCGAAGGGCTCTGGGTCCCTGCGCTCCGGGTCGCTGGCGATCTCCCAGTGGTGGACCGGGATGTAGACCAGGGCGGTCCCGAAACTGGTCACGCCCATCTCCAGGGTCAACAGGTTGTGCCCTCCCCCGACCTTCCGGACGTGGGCCACCCGGGCCAGTGTGACAGCCGAGTCCCCCACGACGCTCCGGCCGGGCTCGATCACGAAGGCGGGTTCCCCCAGGGCCTTCAGGGCGTCCACGGTGCCCGCGCTCTCCCCCCGGACCGCGACCTTGCCCCTGAGAATGGCTTCCACCATCTTTTCCTTGGGATAGGGGCTGAAGAATTTCTCGTCGTTCCAGTTCGAGGAGTTCACCCCGCCGTCGGGACCGATGTCCAGGCCTCCCGTACGGTTGTTCCACAGGAAGAGGCGGCTCGGGTCCCCCTTCCGCGCGGCGAGATAGCCTTCCCGGGTCCGCTCCATGAACCGGTCCCACTCCTCCCTGTCCACATAGGAGATGGGAAAGCCTCCGCCGATGTTGATGATCTCGCAGTTCCGCCCGGTCCCTTTCAGGAGGTGCCCCAGTTCGATCAGCTTGCCCAGGACGGCCAGGTAAGGCTCCAGGTCGGCGATCTGGGAGCCGATGTGGGTGTGGAAGCCCAGGAGGCGGACGTGGGGGTGGCTGTCCAGCGTCTGCAGGAAGGCGGGGACTTCGTCCAGGCTGGTCCCGAACTTGGTCCACTTTCCGGCGGTGAAGACGGCCTCGGCGGTGACGCGGCCCAGTTCGAACCCGCTGACCCTCAGGACGACCCGGGGGCTCTTCCCCATCCTTTTCGCCACCCCGGAGACGAGTTGGAACTCCTCGAGGCTGTCGGCCACGATCAGCATGTCCGTCCGGATGGCCTGCTCGATGAGGAAGTCCTCCTTGCAGTTGCCGTTGAGGTCGAGCTGCTTCGGGTCCGCCCCGGCCTCCAGCGCACACCGGGTCTCGAAGTAGGACGCCACGTCGATCCCGGCGCCCTCGCGGAGGACGACCCGGAAGACCGCCGGGTGGGTGCAGGCCTTCGCCGCGAAGCGGATGTGCCCCTTCGGGTAAAGCTGATGGAACACCTGTTTGAACGCCTTCACGTTCCGTTCGATGACGGGAGCGACGTAGACGTGCAGGGGGAGTTTGTACTTTTCGATCCACCACGAGAGCGCGTGATCGGCGATTAAGGTTTCCCTGCCCGGGGGTTTCACGACGTCCTCCTCCTTCTGGCCCGTATCCCGTCGAGCGGGACGGACCGGGTCGTCCGTCCCGGCCCCGAGGAGCACCGAGGCGCCCATCCCGGCGGCGCCGTACCGGATGAAGTCCCGCCGGTCGATGTTCACGTCCCTACTCGCTCACGGCCGGCGGCCGGGGCTTGGCCTCGATGGTGATGATTTCCTCCAGGAGCTGGTTGGACGTGTCCCGCTGGCCCGATTCCCGGTACGCCAGGGCGAGGAAGCGCAGGATGAAGATGTTGCCCGGC from Acidobacteriota bacterium includes the following:
- a CDS encoding alanine racemase — encoded protein: MNIDRRDFIRYGAAGMGASVLLGAGTDDPVRPARRDTGQKEEDVVKPPGRETLIADHALSWWIEKYKLPLHVYVAPVIERNVKAFKQVFHQLYPKGHIRFAAKACTHPAVFRVVLREGAGIDVASYFETRCALEAGADPKQLDLNGNCKEDFLIEQAIRTDMLIVADSLEEFQLVSGVAKRMGKSPRVVLRVSGFELGRVTAEAVFTAGKWTKFGTSLDEVPAFLQTLDSHPHVRLLGFHTHIGSQIADLEPYLAVLGKLIELGHLLKGTGRNCEIINIGGGFPISYVDREEWDRFMERTREGYLAARKGDPSRLFLWNNRTGGLDIGPDGGVNSSNWNDEKFFSPYPKEKMVEAILRGKVAVRGESAGTVDALKALGEPAFVIEPGRSVVGDSAVTLARVAHVRKVGGGHNLLTLEMGVTSFGTALVYIPVHHWEIASDPERRDPEPFEAFVGGNLCFSGDMLAKYKVSLQRKPVRGDVVLIRDTGSYDAQFFASNPNSFPRPARVLVESDGKLTVMRKRDTYEEVFSR